From one Melioribacteraceae bacterium genomic stretch:
- a CDS encoding DUF151 domain-containing protein gives MNKIQVEILGLSASPSAGGAYALLLKETYGNRRLPIIIGSFEAQSIALEMEGIKPPRPLTHDLLKNTIDNLGGTVIEVIIDELKENTFYAKVVLEVSSLTNEIDSRPSDAIALAVRSEAPIFVSEEVMKNAAFIPTTDEDEITEEMNEKESEVKKKVESKSASLQDQLREAIEKEDYERAAKLRDEINRRKSSNN, from the coding sequence ATGAATAAGATACAAGTTGAAATATTAGGATTATCTGCAAGCCCCTCTGCCGGAGGGGCTTATGCACTCTTGTTAAAAGAGACTTACGGCAATAGAAGATTACCGATTATAATTGGTTCGTTCGAGGCTCAATCAATAGCACTCGAAATGGAAGGAATAAAACCTCCCAGACCGTTAACTCATGACCTCTTAAAAAACACAATAGACAATTTAGGCGGAACAGTAATAGAAGTTATCATCGATGAACTGAAAGAGAATACTTTTTATGCAAAAGTTGTGTTGGAAGTTTCTTCACTTACAAATGAAATTGATTCGCGTCCGAGTGATGCTATTGCGTTAGCCGTAAGATCCGAAGCACCAATTTTTGTTTCCGAAGAAGTAATGAAAAATGCCGCATTTATACCAACTACCGACGAAGATGAAATAACCGAAGAAATGAATGAAAAAGAAAGTGAAGTCAAGAAAAAAGTTGAATCAAAAAGTGCAAGTTTACAAGATCAATTACGCGAAGCTATAGAAAAAGAAGATTATGAACGAGCCGCAAAACTGAGAGATGAAATAAATCGAAGGAAGAGCAGTAACAATTAA
- the mrdA gene encoding penicillin-binding protein 2, producing MNDNLFGSIVRRRILSIIIIAFTALTVFQLFKMQLLDNYSYQEKSLENSVKKVSIPAPRGVFYDRNFNVIVSNKPAFTISILPSEYNTQQNKLVENIMNVQEGYVSNLLDINRKYSPFVPLKIKRNTDFSFIAWLQENQELLEGIDYEVELQRDYTFGITGSHIFGYTKEISASQYKIKKSIYDMGDYVGFSGIEKTYEDLLRGTKGYSLNLVDSRQRTIGRYLEGLEDKPAVKGNDLVLGIDAETQLIAEKLFENKMGALVAIEPKTGEIIAFVSSPQYDLSKFASVTSGFFWDSLSTHPSKPIFNRATQSIYPPGSTFKMLAAIAALDDGIINERTSINCPGGLQFGDRFFKCLHVHGNISVVEAIQKSCNTFFYQLILKIGLERWAKYAREFGFGKKTGIDIPEEISGILPDSAYYNRVYGRGKWTRGFLVSLGIGQGELSATPLQLAKYTALIANDGKSVEPHFARGYIDNKTSEFVKLPFKEIILDIDQHVFDLIQEGMYKVVNVPGGTASIAKIPGIDVSGKTGTAQNPHGDNHALFVGYAPSEDPKIAVAVVVENIGFGSTHAAPIAREVMRTYLQKDIDQNEKLNPIAKKVN from the coding sequence ATGAACGATAATTTATTCGGGTCCATAGTACGAAGAAGGATTTTAAGCATAATTATTATTGCCTTTACTGCATTAACAGTTTTTCAGTTGTTTAAGATGCAGTTACTCGATAATTATTCTTATCAAGAGAAATCACTAGAAAATAGTGTGAAGAAAGTAAGTATACCTGCACCACGAGGTGTTTTTTATGATAGAAATTTTAATGTAATTGTAAGTAATAAACCTGCATTCACAATTTCTATTCTGCCATCGGAGTATAATACTCAACAGAATAAATTAGTAGAGAATATTATGAATGTTCAAGAAGGATATGTCTCAAATCTTCTTGATATCAATAGAAAATATTCTCCATTTGTTCCGCTTAAAATAAAACGCAATACTGATTTTTCTTTTATCGCTTGGCTTCAAGAAAATCAAGAACTGTTAGAAGGAATTGATTATGAAGTGGAATTACAACGCGATTATACTTTCGGGATTACAGGCTCACATATTTTTGGATACACAAAAGAAATTTCAGCATCACAGTACAAGATTAAAAAATCAATTTACGATATGGGCGATTATGTCGGCTTCAGTGGAATTGAAAAAACATATGAAGATTTATTACGAGGTACCAAAGGTTATTCACTTAATTTAGTTGATTCCCGTCAACGAACAATTGGCAGATACTTAGAAGGACTTGAAGATAAACCAGCTGTTAAGGGAAATGATTTAGTTCTTGGAATCGATGCTGAAACTCAGCTAATCGCAGAAAAATTATTTGAAAATAAAATGGGTGCACTTGTAGCAATCGAACCGAAGACAGGAGAGATTATTGCCTTCGTCAGTTCACCCCAATATGATTTGTCAAAATTTGCTTCAGTTACATCAGGTTTTTTCTGGGATTCATTAAGTACACATCCATCCAAACCAATATTCAATAGAGCTACTCAATCAATCTACCCTCCCGGTTCTACATTTAAAATGCTAGCGGCGATTGCTGCATTGGATGATGGAATTATTAACGAAAGGACAAGTATCAATTGCCCTGGTGGGCTTCAGTTTGGTGATAGATTCTTTAAATGTTTGCATGTTCACGGCAATATAAGCGTTGTTGAAGCAATACAGAAATCATGTAACACATTTTTTTATCAGCTTATTCTTAAAATTGGTTTAGAACGTTGGGCGAAATATGCAAGAGAATTCGGTTTCGGGAAAAAGACGGGTATTGATATCCCTGAAGAAATATCGGGAATATTGCCAGATTCAGCCTACTACAACAGAGTTTACGGAAGAGGAAAATGGACTAGAGGATTCTTGGTGAGTTTAGGTATTGGTCAAGGTGAATTAAGTGCAACTCCGTTACAACTTGCAAAGTATACAGCGTTGATTGCAAATGATGGTAAATCTGTTGAACCGCATTTCGCAAGAGGTTACATCGATAATAAAACTTCAGAGTTTGTTAAACTTCCTTTCAAAGAAATTATTTTGGATATAGACCAGCATGTGTTTGATCTAATTCAGGAAGGGATGTATAAAGTTGTCAATGTACCCGGCGGTACAGCGTCAATTGCTAAAATACCTGGTATTGATGTTTCTGGCAAAACCGGAACAGCACAGAATCCGCATGGTGATAATCATGCTTTATTTGTTGGATATGCTCCATCAGAAGACCCAAAAATTGCAGTTGCAGTTGTTGTAGAAAATATTGGATTCGGTAGTACACACGCAGCTCCAATAGCTCGAGAAGTCATGAGAACATATCTGCAAAAAGATATTGATCAAAATGAAAAGTTGAATCCAATTGCAAAGAAAGTTAATTAG
- the rodA gene encoding rod shape-determining protein RodA, whose product MKIGAKLHDKVDLGILLPSILLAIFGLLAIYSSTYNHPTASGNFDKQFFWLLISFGVMVVIYFLPPHFIKMITIPLYSFSILTLLLVLVMGKTVYGSQSWLGIGNLGGQPSEFAKIALILFLAYWISRKTTEINSIRDLAVTLTAGFLPIMLILMQPDMGTAIVFGLLTLFMIFWGGISLFGLFVVLSPGIVTFASLFGTLSLVITLIVILAILIIFKKDLFVSATVFVVNIAAGFFFDYLYNILQPHQQKRIETFLDPNSDPLGAGYNALQAKVAIGSGGLAGKGFMEGNQTQLRFIPEQWTDFIYCVVGEEFGFIGSLIVISLFLIIFFRLFKLSATTSDHFSNMVVMGILILLFIHFAINIGMNVGITPVIGLPLPFLSYGGSSLLVNMSLIAIALNIHKNRKRYD is encoded by the coding sequence ATGAAAATAGGTGCAAAATTACACGACAAAGTTGATCTTGGTATTTTACTACCAAGTATTCTGTTGGCAATATTTGGTTTGCTCGCAATTTATTCATCAACATATAATCATCCTACCGCTTCGGGCAATTTTGACAAGCAATTTTTTTGGCTGTTAATTTCATTTGGAGTTATGGTTGTCATTTATTTTCTTCCCCCGCATTTTATTAAGATGATTACAATTCCGCTTTACTCATTTTCTATTTTAACACTTTTATTAGTACTGGTAATGGGTAAGACTGTGTACGGTTCTCAAAGCTGGCTTGGAATTGGTAATTTGGGAGGACAACCATCGGAATTTGCTAAAATTGCGCTTATACTTTTTTTAGCTTACTGGATTTCGAGAAAAACTACTGAAATTAATTCAATCAGAGATTTAGCAGTTACTCTTACGGCTGGATTTTTGCCTATAATGTTAATCTTAATGCAACCTGATATGGGGACAGCAATAGTATTTGGTTTATTAACATTGTTTATGATCTTCTGGGGAGGAATTAGTCTATTCGGTTTATTCGTAGTGCTTTCGCCGGGGATAGTAACGTTTGCATCTTTGTTTGGGACATTATCATTAGTAATTACTCTGATAGTAATCTTAGCTATCTTAATTATTTTCAAAAAAGATCTTTTTGTAAGTGCTACGGTTTTTGTTGTTAATATTGCCGCCGGTTTTTTCTTTGATTATCTTTATAATATTTTACAACCTCATCAGCAGAAAAGAATAGAAACTTTCTTAGATCCAAATTCTGATCCTCTCGGAGCAGGTTATAACGCTTTACAAGCTAAGGTAGCGATTGGTTCAGGTGGTTTAGCCGGTAAAGGTTTTATGGAAGGCAATCAAACTCAACTACGTTTTATTCCTGAACAATGGACTGATTTTATTTATTGTGTTGTGGGTGAAGAATTTGGTTTTATTGGCAGTTTGATTGTCATCTCTCTTTTCTTGATAATCTTTTTCCGGTTATTCAAACTCTCAGCAACAACAAGCGATCACTTTTCTAATATGGTTGTTATGGGAATTTTAATTTTACTATTTATTCACTTTGCGATAAATATCGGGATGAATGTTGGCATTACTCCGGTTATCGGATTGCCATTGCCATTCTTGAGTTATGGCGGAAGTTCATTACTGGTAAATATGTCACTGATTGCAATAGCATTAAATATTCATAAAAACAGAAAAAGATACGACTAA
- the ychF gene encoding redox-regulated ATPase YchF, whose translation MQIGLVGLQFSGKSTLFNTLAQTEMVPSGKDETVIEVVKVPDERLDKLTEMFNPKKKVTATIEVFDIPGLQMQDDGKVKITSAFLNNVKNNDALFYVIRQFDEPSVPHPMNSIDVKRDIEFLETEFLLSDLTFLENRLEKLQKEVMKTKDDKIKREIPLIEKCHKHIESELPLRTLELDDNERKILSGYQLLTLKPLAIAINCDENSISDVDKIVSDVKASLNDKTVAVIPFFAKIEYELSQMEEEDRKSFMSDYGIHESALSKILRTSYEILGLQSFFTVGEDECRAWTIKKNYTAQDSAGVIHTDFYNKFIRAEVVSYADYIEHGSFAKCKEAGVWRLEGKEYIVKDGDILNIRHN comes from the coding sequence ATGCAAATTGGATTGGTAGGATTACAATTTTCAGGTAAATCAACTCTTTTCAATACATTAGCTCAAACCGAAATGGTTCCTTCCGGAAAGGACGAAACCGTTATTGAAGTCGTAAAAGTACCCGATGAAAGATTAGATAAATTGACTGAGATGTTTAATCCTAAGAAAAAAGTTACTGCAACAATCGAGGTGTTTGACATTCCCGGATTGCAAATGCAAGATGACGGGAAAGTAAAAATTACAAGTGCGTTTTTGAATAATGTAAAAAATAACGATGCACTCTTTTATGTAATTCGTCAATTCGACGAACCATCAGTTCCGCATCCAATGAATTCTATTGATGTTAAACGCGACATTGAATTTCTTGAGACAGAATTTCTTCTATCTGATTTAACATTTTTGGAAAATCGTCTTGAGAAACTTCAAAAAGAAGTAATGAAAACGAAAGATGATAAAATAAAAAGAGAAATTCCCTTAATTGAAAAATGTCATAAGCATATTGAAAGTGAATTACCATTAAGGACTCTGGAACTTGATGATAATGAGCGGAAGATATTATCAGGTTATCAACTTCTTACATTAAAACCTTTAGCAATTGCGATTAATTGTGATGAAAACTCCATAAGTGATGTTGATAAAATTGTTAGTGATGTAAAAGCAAGTCTCAATGATAAAACAGTTGCGGTAATTCCTTTCTTTGCAAAAATTGAGTATGAACTTTCGCAAATGGAAGAAGAAGATCGTAAGTCCTTTATGAGTGATTACGGAATACATGAGTCAGCATTATCAAAAATATTACGAACGAGTTATGAGATATTAGGTCTGCAATCATTTTTTACTGTTGGTGAAGATGAATGCAGGGCATGGACAATCAAAAAGAATTATACCGCTCAAGATTCTGCCGGTGTAATTCACACTGATTTTTATAATAAATTTATTCGAGCTGAAGTAGTTAGTTATGCAGATTATATTGAACACGGTTCATTTGCAAAATGTAAAGAAGCAGGTGTTTGGCGGCTCGAAGGCAAAGAGTACATCGTAAAAGATGGTGACATTTTAAACATTCGACACAATTAA
- a CDS encoding ATP-dependent Clp protease adaptor ClpS codes for MLEEKPTGITEPEFEEEIDVGLPFKVVLYNDDWHTFDEVIDQIIKAINCSLQKARDLTFEVHVKGKAIVFFGPLPECLKVSSVLEEIELHTQIISQ; via the coding sequence ATGCTTGAAGAAAAACCCACTGGAATTACTGAACCCGAATTTGAAGAAGAAATTGATGTTGGATTGCCATTCAAGGTAGTTCTTTATAATGATGATTGGCATACGTTTGATGAAGTTATTGATCAGATTATTAAAGCGATTAATTGTTCTTTGCAAAAAGCTCGCGATTTAACATTTGAAGTACACGTTAAAGGTAAAGCAATTGTATTTTTTGGACCTTTACCTGAATGCTTAAAAGTCTCCTCAGTTCTCGAAGAAATCGAATTACACACACAAATCATATCCCAATAA
- a CDS encoding electron transfer flavoprotein subunit beta/FixA family protein, giving the protein MKIAVCVSHVPDTATKVSVGSDGKNIDPNGVTFVVNPYDEFAIEEALKLKEAQQGEVVAISVGPDANKETLRKALAMGVDSAVLLKDENQRDSIGIAKALADEIKAQDAKVVFFGKQSVDYDNSITGQVTAELLNYNCVTVVVDLKIDGEKVIAEREIEGGREIVETSFPVVITAQKGLNEPRYASLKGIMQAKKKTIEEKTPETYSNLVEVVGMKKPPAKQPGKILGEDSSAVPELVKLLREEAKVI; this is encoded by the coding sequence ATGAAAATAGCTGTATGCGTAAGCCATGTTCCGGATACTGCGACCAAAGTAAGTGTTGGTTCAGATGGCAAAAACATTGATCCGAACGGTGTTACGTTTGTCGTAAATCCGTATGATGAATTTGCGATTGAAGAAGCGCTTAAACTAAAAGAAGCCCAGCAAGGTGAAGTAGTTGCCATAAGTGTTGGACCTGATGCTAATAAAGAAACACTAAGAAAAGCATTGGCAATGGGTGTCGATTCTGCCGTTTTACTAAAAGACGAAAATCAACGAGATTCCATAGGTATAGCTAAAGCTTTAGCTGATGAAATAAAAGCTCAAGATGCAAAAGTGGTTTTCTTTGGTAAGCAATCAGTTGACTATGATAATTCGATAACAGGGCAAGTTACAGCAGAATTGTTAAATTACAATTGCGTCACTGTTGTGGTTGATCTTAAAATAGATGGCGAAAAAGTTATAGCTGAGCGGGAAATTGAAGGCGGAAGAGAAATTGTAGAAACTTCATTCCCGGTTGTAATTACAGCACAAAAGGGTTTGAACGAACCGAGATACGCTTCGTTAAAAGGAATTATGCAGGCAAAGAAAAAAACTATCGAAGAAAAGACTCCAGAAACTTATAGCAATTTAGTTGAAGTTGTTGGAATGAAAAAACCTCCCGCTAAACAACCCGGTAAAATTTTAGGTGAAGATTCAAGCGCGGTACCGGAATTAGTAAAATTGCTTAGAGAAGAAGCAAAAGTAATTTAA
- a CDS encoding electron transfer flavoprotein subunit alpha/FixB family protein — protein sequence MAKKVLAFLEQRNGIIKKASFEAVKVGKDFSEKLGCDFEAVVIGSDINELAKVGGFGVKKVTHIKNSDLALYSSSAYTKSLVEHTQAIGADVIIFPNTALGKDLAPRVAAKLNAGIAMDCVAFNFENDIIAARPVYAGKAIIDVKVNSKIKVFTLRTNIFNAGEPNTDSAEIEVKEISSPDLSCRVTEVKKSEGKLDVSEADIIVSGGRGLKGPDNFGMIEELAETLGAAVGASRAVVDAGWRPHGEQVGQTGKTVTPSLYIAVGISGAIQHLAGMRSSKYIVAINKDKDAPIFTIADYGITGDVFEVVPKLIEEIKKLKAE from the coding sequence ATGGCAAAAAAAGTATTGGCATTTCTTGAACAAAGAAACGGAATTATAAAAAAAGCTTCGTTCGAAGCGGTAAAAGTAGGTAAAGATTTTTCGGAGAAATTAGGATGTGATTTTGAAGCTGTTGTTATCGGCTCGGATATAAATGAATTGGCAAAAGTTGGTGGATTTGGTGTAAAAAAGGTAACACATATTAAAAACTCAGATCTTGCTCTTTATTCATCTTCAGCTTACACGAAATCATTGGTTGAACATACTCAAGCTATTGGTGCCGATGTTATAATTTTCCCTAACACGGCTTTGGGCAAAGATTTAGCCCCGAGAGTTGCAGCAAAGTTAAATGCCGGAATTGCAATGGATTGCGTTGCTTTCAATTTTGAAAACGATATTATTGCAGCCCGTCCGGTCTATGCCGGCAAAGCAATAATTGATGTTAAAGTAAATAGTAAAATCAAAGTCTTCACATTAAGAACAAATATCTTTAATGCCGGCGAACCGAATACTGATTCAGCAGAAATTGAAGTGAAAGAAATTAGTTCACCTGATCTTTCTTGTAGAGTAACCGAAGTTAAAAAATCCGAAGGTAAACTGGATGTATCAGAAGCTGACATAATAGTTTCCGGCGGAAGAGGTTTAAAAGGTCCGGATAATTTTGGCATGATTGAAGAACTAGCCGAAACACTTGGCGCTGCAGTCGGTGCCTCTCGTGCTGTAGTGGACGCTGGATGGAGACCTCATGGTGAACAAGTGGGACAAACCGGTAAAACCGTAACGCCTTCACTTTACATAGCAGTTGGAATCTCCGGAGCAATTCAACATTTAGCCGGTATGAGATCATCAAAATATATTGTTGCAATTAATAAAGATAAAGACGCACCTATATTTACAATTGCCGATTACGGAATTACCGGTGATGTATTTGAAGTGGTTCCAAAACTAATTGAAGAGATCAAAAAACTGAAAGCAGAATAG
- the pyrF gene encoding orotidine-5'-phosphate decarboxylase: MKSIEKLNNKFNRNLHICVGLDTDINKIPKHLLNYDDPVYEFNKQVIESTKKDCAAYKLNLAFYEKDGINGLRTLEKTLSEIPSDVITIGDAKRGDIGNTSKMYAESLFHHFGFDASTLHPYMGKDSVDPFLDYESKLNFILVLTSNQSNKDFEKLKLQNGKFVYQEVLSKVNDWNNKNNCGIVFGATNPQELKDNISSFNNLPILLPGVGSQGGSLEEVVEIFESADNKNYLINVSRALIYCDSTESFPEKIHYTLEEYNSIIQRIKNKLVS; encoded by the coding sequence ATGAAATCAATTGAAAAGCTCAATAATAAGTTTAATAGAAATCTACACATTTGTGTCGGTTTAGATACCGATATAAATAAAATTCCAAAACATTTACTTAACTATGATGACCCGGTTTATGAATTCAATAAACAAGTAATTGAATCGACCAAAAAAGATTGCGCTGCTTACAAATTAAATCTGGCATTCTATGAAAAAGATGGGATAAATGGTTTAAGGACATTAGAAAAAACACTGTCAGAAATTCCGTCGGATGTTATAACAATTGGCGATGCAAAGCGTGGTGATATCGGAAATACAAGTAAGATGTATGCAGAATCATTATTTCATCATTTTGGGTTTGATGCATCTACATTACATCCGTATATGGGAAAAGATTCTGTCGATCCATTTCTTGATTATGAATCTAAATTGAATTTTATTTTAGTACTTACCTCCAATCAGAGTAATAAGGATTTTGAAAAACTAAAATTACAAAACGGTAAATTTGTTTATCAAGAAGTACTGAGCAAAGTAAATGATTGGAATAATAAAAATAATTGCGGAATTGTCTTTGGCGCTACAAATCCCCAAGAATTAAAAGATAATATCTCTTCATTTAATAACCTTCCGATTCTCTTACCCGGTGTCGGTTCTCAGGGTGGAAGTCTCGAAGAAGTTGTAGAAATATTTGAGTCAGCCGATAATAAAAACTATTTGATTAATGTCAGTCGTGCTCTAATTTACTGTGATTCAACAGAAAGCTTCCCGGAAAAAATTCATTACACACTTGAAGAATACAATTCGATCATCCAAAGAATAAAAAATAAATTAGTGTCATAG
- a CDS encoding DUF2851 family protein, with the protein MISSERIFEKDLYEIWINQNFESNLQTIDGDEIAVLDAGQHNSDTTGPDFHNARIRIGNLTFVGDIEIDSDYHDWKSHGHHLNNKYNKVVLHLSLTNKFNQPYVYSKDGRKIPSIKLADHVEVQQVKSISKKIESYNSNHEHTLRCIESNSIIDLRSKEKFVLDLGTERYKKKCMKFYDRLKELKYISELQLKEPVIKYELGEEFRNKKYTHNDFKEKDLWLQLLYENVFEALGYSKNKSIMMKLAQAANINFINSFLNAGKTDKQKLEAALFGVSGLLPDAEKLPDNHKSEYTKKIFEEWKSLQSKYDGETFNETDWNFFRLRPQNFPTIRIAGGIEILQSLVNDNLVSSLIKKIKEIRNLNVLINSLRSVFVVRSHGFWEDHYVFDKKASTKIKYFVGAGRADEIVINVLLPFFTVYFEVFGNQDLAKKVFKLYSIYKQKNDNKIVREVSETLGLNRVSNRTVYSQGMIELFRHFCSKGKCLECEIGKQVFN; encoded by the coding sequence ATGATCAGCTCCGAAAGAATCTTTGAAAAAGACTTATACGAAATCTGGATTAATCAGAATTTCGAAAGTAACTTACAAACAATTGATGGAGATGAGATAGCAGTACTTGATGCCGGTCAACACAACTCCGATACTACCGGCCCCGATTTTCATAACGCAAGAATTAGAATTGGAAACTTAACTTTTGTCGGTGATATAGAAATTGACAGTGACTATCACGATTGGAAATCACACGGGCATCACCTAAATAACAAGTATAATAAAGTTGTACTCCACCTTTCGCTCACAAATAAATTTAATCAACCTTATGTTTATTCAAAAGATGGCAGAAAAATTCCATCGATAAAACTAGCCGATCATGTTGAAGTTCAGCAAGTCAAATCAATCAGCAAAAAAATTGAATCATACAATTCAAATCACGAACACACCTTGCGATGCATCGAAAGTAACAGCATTATTGATTTGAGGAGCAAAGAAAAATTTGTGCTGGATCTTGGAACAGAACGATACAAAAAAAAATGTATGAAGTTCTATGATAGATTAAAAGAACTAAAATACATTAGTGAACTTCAGCTGAAAGAACCGGTAATAAAATATGAATTGGGCGAAGAATTCAGAAATAAAAAATACACTCATAATGATTTCAAAGAAAAAGATCTTTGGCTTCAGCTACTTTATGAAAATGTATTTGAAGCACTTGGTTATTCAAAAAATAAATCAATAATGATGAAACTCGCGCAAGCGGCTAATATTAATTTTATTAATAGTTTTTTAAATGCTGGTAAAACTGATAAACAAAAATTAGAAGCAGCATTATTTGGAGTAAGTGGATTACTTCCTGATGCTGAAAAACTTCCCGATAATCACAAATCCGAGTACACAAAAAAAATATTTGAAGAATGGAAGTCCTTACAAAGCAAATATGATGGGGAAACGTTTAACGAGACCGATTGGAATTTTTTCAGACTACGCCCGCAGAACTTTCCTACAATAAGAATTGCCGGAGGAATTGAAATTCTTCAAAGTTTAGTTAATGATAATTTGGTGAGTTCGTTAATAAAAAAAATTAAAGAAATACGTAACCTTAACGTTTTAATAAATTCATTGCGATCAGTATTTGTGGTTAGATCACATGGTTTCTGGGAAGATCATTATGTGTTTGATAAAAAAGCTTCAACTAAAATAAAATATTTTGTCGGAGCAGGCAGAGCAGATGAAATCGTTATTAATGTATTGCTTCCATTTTTTACGGTGTACTTCGAAGTTTTTGGCAATCAGGATTTAGCAAAAAAGGTTTTCAAACTTTACAGTATTTACAAACAGAAAAATGATAATAAAATTGTTCGAGAAGTTTCGGAAACACTCGGTCTTAATCGTGTTTCGAACAGAACAGTTTATTCTCAAGGAATGATAGAATTATTCAGACACTTTTGCTCAAAAGGTAAGTGTTTAGAATGCGAGATTGGCAAACAAGTTTTTAATTAA
- the mreD gene encoding rod shape-determining protein MreD, translating to MKRDYILLLIIFIPTIILQLAVVPLVSFGAFSPDLLILLLVYFTLLKGQLFGTIAGAIVGLIFDLVSGNVLGITMFSKTIAGFVAGYFYNENKIESNTSSISFAIIVFISAFVDSFFYGLFIDNQSLGFLYIIFEQSLFPAIYNTILALLLIIVLPKRSSL from the coding sequence ATGAAGCGTGATTACATATTACTCTTGATAATTTTTATCCCTACAATAATTTTACAATTAGCGGTAGTTCCATTAGTTTCATTTGGAGCTTTTTCGCCGGATTTGTTAATTCTACTCTTAGTTTATTTTACTTTATTAAAAGGGCAGTTATTCGGAACAATTGCCGGTGCAATAGTCGGATTAATATTTGATTTGGTTTCCGGAAATGTGCTTGGAATTACGATGTTTTCTAAGACTATTGCGGGATTTGTCGCCGGTTATTTTTATAATGAAAATAAAATTGAATCAAATACGTCGTCGATTTCATTCGCAATTATAGTTTTTATTAGTGCGTTTGTTGATTCATTTTTTTATGGACTTTTCATTGATAACCAATCACTAGGGTTTTTATACATAATATTTGAACAAAGCCTATTCCCGGCTATTTATAATACAATTTTGGCATTGCTTCTTATTATTGTTTTACCAAAGCGCAGTTCATTATGA